The following proteins are encoded in a genomic region of Cyclonatronum proteinivorum:
- a CDS encoding cysteine desulfurase family protein — translation MSVYFDNAATTKPDERVLEAMLPYFSTHYGNASSVHAAGRQTSVAVEEAREKIAACIGAEVSEIIFTSGGTESNNAAINGSLRNGSKRHVVTSSVEHHAVLHPLEHAAKTGVRTTQLDPGAKGWISAEAVEAALEPDTALVSLMHVNNETGAINPIDEIATLCASRGVRFHTDWVQAAGKLPLDVRKTAVDFLSVSAHKIHGPKGAGFLYVRGGTDWQPWMEGGSQERGRRGGTLNVPGIVGLGEAFRIACEEREANLRHTEHLSTLIQDKMAALLPDVARLNGDRSHAVPHILNYSFQNEDGEAADGEMLLLSLDIDGIYVSNGSACTSGTVLPSHVLLGMGHSPKLALSSIRLSLGKYNTESDVNTLFEKLPAILGRMMTLPAHD, via the coding sequence ATGTCTGTTTATTTTGACAATGCAGCCACCACAAAACCTGATGAGCGGGTGCTTGAAGCCATGCTTCCCTACTTCAGCACGCACTACGGAAATGCGTCTTCGGTTCACGCAGCCGGGCGGCAAACCAGCGTAGCTGTTGAAGAAGCACGTGAAAAAATCGCGGCCTGCATAGGCGCGGAAGTCAGCGAAATCATTTTCACCAGCGGGGGCACGGAAAGCAACAACGCGGCCATCAATGGCAGCCTCCGCAACGGCAGCAAGCGGCACGTTGTCACCTCATCGGTTGAGCACCATGCCGTACTGCACCCGCTTGAGCATGCCGCAAAAACAGGGGTACGCACCACGCAGCTCGATCCGGGTGCCAAAGGCTGGATCAGCGCCGAAGCGGTCGAAGCTGCGCTTGAGCCCGATACTGCACTTGTGAGCCTCATGCACGTGAACAACGAAACCGGCGCAATCAACCCGATTGACGAAATTGCAACGCTTTGCGCATCAAGGGGCGTGCGCTTCCACACAGACTGGGTTCAGGCAGCCGGCAAGCTTCCCCTTGATGTCCGGAAAACAGCGGTCGATTTCCTGAGCGTGAGCGCGCACAAAATACACGGTCCCAAAGGAGCGGGATTTCTGTACGTCCGCGGCGGTACAGACTGGCAACCCTGGATGGAAGGCGGTTCGCAGGAACGCGGCCGTCGCGGCGGCACCCTGAACGTGCCGGGCATTGTGGGGCTGGGCGAAGCTTTTCGGATAGCCTGCGAAGAGCGGGAAGCAAACCTGCGGCATACCGAACACCTCAGCACCCTGATTCAGGATAAAATGGCTGCCCTTCTGCCCGATGTTGCCCGACTTAACGGAGACCGCAGCCACGCTGTGCCGCACATTCTCAACTACAGTTTTCAGAATGAAGACGGCGAAGCCGCAGACGGTGAAATGCTGTTGCTCAGCCTGGATATTGACGGGATTTATGTTTCCAACGGTTCGGCCTGTACCTCCGGCACCGTGCTGCCCTCGCATGTCCTTCTTGGCATGGGTCACAGTCCGAAGCTCGCGCTTTCCTCGATTCGCCTCAGCCTCGGTAAGTACAACACGGAAAGCGATGTAAATACCTTGTTTGAAAAACTGCCCGCCATTCTCGGTCGCATGATGACGCTGCCCGCGCATGACTAA
- a CDS encoding M48 family metallopeptidase, with the protein MDFFQAQDDARRNTKKLVFLYALAVIGLIVSVYVVLLFLFAGAGTGMGALWVPELFFTVSVVILLVITAGSGWRISQLRKGGRAVAEMMGARLVSSNTQDQHERKLLNIVEEMSIASGVPVPGVYVMDGEKGINAFAAGYGTRDAVVGVTRGCMELLNRDELQGVIAHEFSHIFNGDMRLNIRLIGILNGILIIHLMGMILMRSQMYARIGGGRNKNNAGLAIIALGLALTVIGYLGVLFGRMIQSAVSRQREFLADAAAAQFTRNPEGIASALAKIQRHAEGSDVKDAHAAEMSHLFFSTGQKSWMNAVFATHPPIKKRIEALNALHVLEAETGSASRRKQAASDQQSKQAAGKSRGPLKGHDALNLPAITPEVLVAAAGTLEATQLEQARQLREALPDTALTATQNTDGAVQLVYALLMDKTPAVRGRQLEILSTGKADDISEEVLTLADELQDLSGTRKMALVEMAIPALRELDKKEYRLFRSRADELIKADGRQLVFEFALRQVLVHSLDAHFGVRPEAEIRHTRLDSLIPGLSVVLSALSHASGGGVEESFKAAMGELSRLQAEGHAAAGTEELAVRLVAPEACTGASLEQALEELSASSGEVRRIILDLAAHAVCADSEVNEREMLLIRAVAAALDIPLPLIG; encoded by the coding sequence ATGGACTTTTTTCAGGCACAGGACGACGCCCGTCGTAATACCAAAAAACTGGTTTTTCTGTATGCACTTGCCGTCATCGGGCTGATTGTCTCGGTGTATGTGGTGTTGCTGTTTCTTTTTGCCGGTGCGGGTACGGGCATGGGGGCGCTATGGGTGCCGGAGCTGTTTTTTACCGTTTCCGTTGTGATTTTGCTCGTCATTACGGCGGGGTCTGGCTGGCGGATTTCGCAGCTGCGGAAGGGAGGCCGTGCGGTGGCGGAAATGATGGGCGCCCGGCTGGTGAGTAGCAACACGCAGGATCAGCATGAACGCAAGCTGTTGAATATCGTGGAGGAGATGTCGATTGCTTCAGGGGTGCCGGTGCCGGGTGTGTATGTGATGGATGGTGAAAAAGGGATCAATGCGTTTGCGGCCGGTTACGGTACGCGCGATGCGGTTGTTGGGGTGACCCGCGGCTGTATGGAGTTGCTGAACCGGGACGAGCTGCAGGGCGTAATTGCGCACGAGTTCAGCCATATTTTTAACGGGGATATGCGCCTGAACATCCGCCTTATCGGGATATTAAACGGTATCCTGATTATTCATCTGATGGGGATGATTTTGATGCGGTCCCAGATGTATGCGCGGATAGGGGGCGGCAGGAACAAAAACAATGCGGGACTTGCGATTATCGCGTTGGGCCTGGCGCTTACTGTGATCGGCTATCTCGGCGTGCTGTTTGGCCGCATGATTCAGTCCGCAGTTTCGCGGCAGCGCGAGTTTCTGGCCGATGCCGCAGCGGCGCAGTTTACGCGAAATCCGGAGGGTATTGCTTCGGCTCTTGCTAAGATTCAGCGGCATGCCGAAGGTTCGGATGTGAAGGATGCACATGCTGCGGAAATGAGCCATCTGTTTTTTTCGACCGGTCAGAAAAGCTGGATGAACGCCGTATTCGCCACCCATCCGCCTATAAAAAAGCGCATTGAGGCTCTGAATGCGCTGCATGTGCTTGAAGCCGAAACCGGCTCGGCTTCCCGCCGGAAACAGGCCGCTTCAGATCAGCAAAGCAAACAAGCGGCCGGGAAATCGCGCGGACCGCTTAAGGGGCATGATGCGCTGAATCTTCCGGCTATTACCCCGGAGGTACTTGTTGCGGCAGCGGGTACGCTTGAAGCGACACAGCTTGAGCAGGCCCGGCAATTGCGCGAGGCCCTTCCTGATACGGCCCTTACAGCTACCCAAAATACCGACGGGGCCGTTCAGCTTGTATATGCGCTGTTGATGGATAAAACTCCTGCGGTACGCGGCAGGCAACTCGAGATTTTATCTACCGGAAAAGCCGATGATATTTCGGAGGAAGTACTGACGCTTGCGGATGAATTGCAGGACCTGAGCGGTACGCGGAAAATGGCGCTGGTTGAAATGGCCATCCCGGCGCTGCGTGAGCTTGATAAGAAGGAATACCGTTTATTCAGAAGCCGCGCAGATGAGCTGATAAAAGCGGACGGGCGGCAGCTCGTTTTTGAGTTTGCACTCCGGCAGGTTTTGGTTCATAGCCTGGACGCGCACTTTGGCGTTCGTCCTGAAGCTGAAATCCGGCACACCCGCCTTGATAGTCTTATTCCCGGGCTTTCAGTTGTGTTGTCGGCCCTGAGCCATGCGTCAGGCGGTGGCGTTGAGGAATCGTTTAAGGCAGCTATGGGTGAACTCAGCCGTCTGCAGGCGGAAGGTCATGCTGCGGCGGGTACGGAAGAATTGGCCGTGCGGCTCGTTGCACCTGAAGCCTGCACGGGGGCTTCACTGGAGCAGGCGCTTGAAGAGCTTTCGGCTTCATCGGGCGAGGTTCGCCGCATTATTCTCGACTTAGCCGCCCATGCCGTATGTGCCGACTCGGAAGTCAACGAGCGCGAAATGTTGCTGATCCGTGCGGTTGCGGCAGCACTTGACATTCCGTTGCCGCTTATCGGATGA
- a CDS encoding CaiB/BaiF CoA transferase family protein, with translation MILEGVRVVELASVLAGPSVGMFLAELGAEVLKIENPHTKGDVTRSWQLRDEKPENGCTSYFNAINWGKCSLVLDARNEHDRTVLLKHIRAADIVITSFKPGDAEKLGLSWETLQAENPALIYAAITGYGDEDARTAYDALLQAESGFMYLNREPGREPLKMPVALMDVLAAHHLKQLILIAWIQRLKTGKGCRVDVSLFESAVSSLVNQAGSWQYAGISPEPMGSEHPHIYPYGESFCCGDGRSIVLAVGNDTQFRSLCGLLGCPELSEDEKFATNAARSRNRNALRLMLGARFAQSPDAEKLIQEFHQAKVPAALIRNIPEALKAYAANPAYARHISPCGSMEGLPQLSGRINGKRATRNLDRPPAYPQEKQSPE, from the coding sequence ATGATTTTGGAAGGCGTCAGGGTTGTCGAGCTTGCTTCTGTGCTTGCAGGCCCATCCGTGGGCATGTTTCTGGCAGAGCTCGGGGCTGAAGTCCTTAAAATTGAAAACCCGCACACAAAGGGGGATGTCACCCGAAGCTGGCAGCTGCGCGACGAAAAACCGGAAAATGGCTGCACAAGCTATTTCAATGCCATCAACTGGGGCAAATGCAGTCTCGTACTTGACGCCAGGAATGAGCACGACCGCACAGTACTGCTCAAACACATTCGTGCGGCCGACATTGTCATAACAAGCTTTAAACCCGGAGACGCGGAAAAACTCGGGCTCAGCTGGGAGACCCTGCAGGCTGAAAATCCGGCGCTGATTTACGCGGCCATCACCGGTTACGGTGACGAAGACGCGCGCACCGCTTACGACGCCCTGCTGCAGGCCGAGAGCGGCTTCATGTACCTCAACCGTGAGCCCGGCAGGGAGCCTTTAAAAATGCCGGTTGCCCTGATGGATGTACTCGCGGCACATCACCTCAAACAACTCATCCTGATCGCATGGATTCAGCGTCTCAAAACCGGAAAGGGCTGCCGGGTTGATGTTTCGCTGTTTGAGTCAGCGGTAAGCTCCCTCGTCAATCAGGCCGGATCCTGGCAATATGCCGGGATTTCGCCGGAACCTATGGGAAGCGAACATCCGCATATTTATCCCTACGGCGAAAGCTTCTGCTGTGGTGATGGCCGCAGCATAGTGCTCGCAGTTGGCAACGATACGCAGTTCCGGTCGCTCTGCGGTCTTCTTGGCTGTCCGGAGCTGTCCGAAGACGAGAAATTTGCCACCAATGCCGCCCGCTCCCGCAACCGCAACGCGCTCAGGCTTATGCTCGGAGCTCGCTTTGCGCAAAGCCCGGACGCGGAAAAGCTGATTCAGGAATTCCACCAGGCCAAAGTACCTGCAGCGCTCATCCGAAACATACCGGAAGCCCTTAAGGCCTACGCAGCCAATCCCGCTTATGCCCGGCACATCAGCCCATGCGGCAGCATGGAAGGATTACCGCAGCTCTCCGGCCGCATAAACGGGAAACGGGCTACCCGAAACCTTGACCGCCCGCCTGCCTATCCACAGGAAAAACAATCTCCTGAATAA
- a CDS encoding LemA family protein: MTIFIIAVVVIPILFIIWAISIYNGLVTLRNRYKNAFSQIDVQLKRRYDLIPNLVETAKGYMKHERETLEAVIKARNQAVQVEKQVAADPTNPDAFNKLKQSEQQLSGVMSRFFALSESYPDLKANQNMMQITEELTSTENKISFARQAFNDSVMNFNTQREKFPNIIFSNMFGFREAPLFELDNPAEERENVRVSFT; the protein is encoded by the coding sequence ATGACGATCTTTATCATAGCGGTTGTTGTCATTCCCATTTTGTTCATCATTTGGGCCATCAGTATTTACAATGGATTGGTGACGCTGCGGAACCGGTATAAGAATGCATTTTCGCAGATTGATGTGCAGCTGAAGCGCCGGTACGACCTTATCCCGAATCTGGTTGAAACAGCCAAAGGCTATATGAAGCATGAGCGTGAAACCCTTGAAGCGGTGATTAAGGCAAGGAATCAGGCGGTGCAGGTGGAAAAGCAGGTCGCCGCCGACCCGACGAACCCGGACGCATTCAATAAGCTGAAGCAGAGTGAGCAGCAGCTTTCAGGCGTGATGAGCCGCTTCTTCGCGCTTTCCGAGTCTTATCCCGACCTGAAAGCCAATCAGAATATGATGCAGATAACCGAGGAGCTGACTTCTACCGAGAATAAGATTTCTTTTGCGCGTCAGGCTTTCAATGATTCGGTGATGAATTTCAACACGCAGCGGGAGAAGTTTCCCAATATCATTTTTTCCAACATGTTCGGGTTTCGTGAGGCGCCGCTGTTTGAGCTGGATAACCCTGCCGAAGAGCGCGAAAATGTACGGGTGTCCTTCACCTGA
- a CDS encoding penicillin acylase family protein, whose translation MIKWIKVGGALIVTLALVMILNSRAGMIPALGPFLNPINGFWQSAGPQHEPEAIWLEAEGLRDSVLVVFDDRRVPHIFARNDHDVYFAQGYVTAQDRLFQMDLQVRGAAGRLSEVLGGQTVALDRAERRRGMLWGAQQKMEAYQQEPALMAIIDAYTAGVNAYISKLHPRQFPLEFKLLGYEPEPFEPVNVALMHMNMASTLAGGTSAVRMSHMRAALGDSFLDRFLPAHPVEMDPIIPPGTEWPDPSVQPGPAPETFTPTLISESSAAIHRLPDPSLGSNSWAVHGSRTRTGQPLLANDMHLEMTMPAIWYEVQLNAPGLNVYGVSIPGIPSVIVGFNEDVAWGVTNSGANVHDVYEIVFRDESLEEYLYEEAWHPTRMTIEEIGVRGEAAVQDTVWYTHHGPVVVLDRERLRGQASQWMAHRGTTDLRTFFTLNRARGYDDFTAALPYFETPAQNFTYADRHGNISLWHNGLFPLRWEGMGDLISDGSNAAYDWQDFVPRDEVPRITNPERGFVSSANQNPAAPDYPYYLGRFFASFERGARINERLHELDHADWRDMQELQNDDLSLRAREGLPFMLAHLQSSEGFAQLSQADQELIAKLEAWDYEMKADEHAPVIFNEWLRQIRSNLWEIPLAAVEPQHRRVPEHIRTIQVLQDESEYAYIVENYAPAPASAPENLSALVLQSWDDAITELTRRMGEDRRLWRWWRYQQTRVMHLTRIEPLSRTSIRTSGATEAVNSQRGSNGPSWRMVVSLEDEVQAWGVYPGGQSGSPGSKHYDDFLEAWARGELFPLHFFRTQEEALSWLETAPFNPTLSE comes from the coding sequence ATGATTAAATGGATTAAAGTAGGGGGGGCGTTGATCGTTACGCTCGCACTTGTAATGATTCTCAACAGCCGCGCAGGGATGATTCCTGCGCTCGGACCTTTCCTGAACCCGATAAACGGTTTCTGGCAGAGCGCCGGTCCGCAGCATGAGCCCGAGGCCATTTGGCTGGAAGCGGAAGGCTTACGGGATTCCGTACTCGTTGTTTTTGATGACAGGCGGGTGCCGCACATTTTTGCCCGAAATGATCACGATGTTTATTTCGCACAGGGGTATGTGACCGCACAGGACCGCCTTTTTCAAATGGATTTGCAGGTACGGGGTGCCGCAGGCAGACTTTCAGAAGTCCTGGGCGGACAAACCGTTGCGCTTGACCGTGCGGAGCGGCGCAGAGGTATGTTGTGGGGGGCACAGCAGAAAATGGAGGCTTATCAGCAGGAGCCGGCACTTATGGCCATCATTGACGCCTACACAGCCGGCGTAAATGCATATATCAGTAAACTTCACCCGCGTCAGTTTCCGCTGGAGTTCAAACTTTTGGGATACGAACCGGAGCCGTTCGAGCCTGTCAATGTAGCACTCATGCATATGAACATGGCTTCAACACTTGCGGGAGGCACATCCGCGGTGCGCATGAGTCACATGAGAGCGGCCCTGGGCGATAGTTTTCTAGATCGCTTTTTACCGGCACATCCCGTGGAAATGGATCCTATCATTCCGCCCGGTACCGAATGGCCTGACCCGTCCGTGCAGCCTGGTCCCGCCCCCGAAACGTTTACCCCGACCCTGATCTCGGAGTCATCTGCCGCCATACACCGACTGCCCGATCCTTCTCTGGGCAGCAACTCCTGGGCTGTGCACGGAAGCAGGACCCGTACCGGTCAGCCGCTGCTTGCCAATGATATGCACCTGGAAATGACCATGCCTGCAATTTGGTACGAAGTGCAGCTCAATGCGCCGGGCCTGAATGTTTACGGTGTATCTATACCCGGCATTCCTTCGGTAATTGTCGGGTTTAATGAGGACGTAGCCTGGGGGGTGACCAATTCAGGCGCGAATGTACATGATGTGTATGAAATTGTTTTCAGGGATGAGTCGCTCGAGGAATATTTGTATGAGGAAGCGTGGCACCCTACCCGCATGACCATTGAAGAAATTGGTGTGCGTGGCGAAGCAGCTGTTCAGGATACGGTCTGGTACACCCATCACGGGCCGGTCGTGGTGCTTGATCGCGAGCGGCTGCGGGGGCAGGCGTCTCAGTGGATGGCGCACCGCGGCACGACGGATCTACGCACCTTTTTCACCCTGAACCGTGCGCGCGGCTACGATGATTTCACGGCTGCGCTTCCTTACTTTGAAACGCCAGCCCAAAACTTTACTTATGCCGATCGGCACGGCAATATATCGCTCTGGCACAACGGATTGTTTCCGCTGCGCTGGGAAGGCATGGGTGATTTAATCAGTGATGGCAGTAATGCGGCCTATGACTGGCAGGATTTCGTGCCAAGGGATGAAGTCCCCCGAATCACAAATCCGGAGCGCGGTTTTGTGAGTTCAGCGAATCAGAATCCTGCGGCGCCGGATTACCCGTACTATTTAGGACGCTTCTTTGCGTCGTTCGAGCGCGGGGCCCGCATAAATGAGCGCCTGCATGAACTTGACCATGCAGACTGGCGGGATATGCAGGAACTGCAGAATGATGACCTGAGCCTGCGTGCACGGGAAGGCCTGCCGTTTATGCTCGCGCACCTGCAGAGCAGCGAGGGGTTTGCGCAGCTTTCCCAAGCCGATCAGGAGCTTATTGCAAAGCTGGAAGCCTGGGACTATGAGATGAAAGCCGATGAACATGCACCGGTTATTTTTAATGAATGGCTGCGACAGATACGATCCAACCTGTGGGAAATTCCCCTTGCAGCCGTAGAACCGCAGCACCGCAGGGTGCCCGAACACATCCGTACGATTCAGGTGCTGCAGGATGAAAGCGAGTATGCCTACATCGTAGAAAATTACGCGCCCGCACCGGCTTCCGCCCCGGAAAATCTGAGTGCGCTGGTTTTGCAGTCATGGGATGACGCGATTACGGAGCTGACCCGACGCATGGGCGAAGATCGACGGTTGTGGCGTTGGTGGCGCTATCAGCAAACCCGGGTCATGCACCTGACCCGAATTGAGCCGCTCAGCCGCACGAGCATACGCACGAGCGGCGCAACGGAGGCGGTTAACTCGCAGCGGGGCAGCAACGGCCCAAGCTGGCGCATGGTTGTAAGTCTGGAGGATGAAGTGCAGGCATGGGGCGTTTATCCCGGCGGACAGTCAGGTAGTCCGGGCAGCAAACATTACGATGATTTTCTGGAAGCCTGGGCAAGGGGAGAGCTTTTTCCGCTGCATTTCTTCCGCACGCAGGAAGAAGCCCTGAGCTGGCTGGAAACGGCCCCCTTCAACCCGACCCTGTCGGAATAG
- the murI gene encoding glutamate racemase, translated as MSSKANAPIGIFDSGIGGLTVVKAVMEKLPHENIIYYGDTARVPYGIKSISTVREYALQITDFLLTQQVKTILIACNTVSAAANQDVRARAGTIPVLDVVEAGTKAALRAQAASNRIGVIGTMATINSQTYEQSILKENSNKRVYSKACPMLVPLAEEGWISNEISRLTIAEYLQDFRDKSLDALILGCTHYPLFKTEIEDFLKDSGTDVIDSAVSIAAKTEALLTENELLNTSGKTGRFDCFVSDKPQRFQTLAERFLGKKLNRIEISPLL; from the coding sequence ATGTCATCAAAAGCAAACGCTCCTATCGGGATATTCGACTCCGGGATAGGCGGACTCACCGTTGTGAAAGCGGTAATGGAAAAACTGCCGCACGAAAACATCATTTATTACGGCGACACCGCACGGGTGCCCTACGGGATCAAATCTATTTCGACCGTACGCGAATACGCGCTGCAAATCACGGATTTCCTGCTCACACAGCAAGTCAAAACCATATTGATTGCCTGCAACACCGTATCGGCTGCCGCCAATCAGGACGTACGCGCGCGGGCCGGCACCATTCCCGTTCTTGATGTGGTTGAAGCGGGCACAAAAGCTGCACTTAGGGCACAGGCAGCAAGCAACCGTATCGGCGTAATCGGCACCATGGCGACCATCAACAGTCAAACCTATGAGCAATCCATCCTCAAGGAAAACAGCAACAAGCGGGTTTATTCCAAGGCCTGTCCCATGCTTGTGCCCCTCGCTGAAGAAGGCTGGATTTCCAATGAAATCAGCCGCCTGACGATCGCTGAATACCTTCAGGATTTCCGGGATAAATCCCTTGACGCCCTCATCCTCGGCTGTACACACTACCCGCTTTTCAAAACCGAAATTGAAGATTTCCTGAAAGACAGCGGAACCGATGTTATTGACTCAGCGGTGTCCATTGCTGCGAAAACAGAAGCCCTGCTTACCGAAAACGAGCTGCTTAACACCTCCGGAAAAACCGGGAGATTTGACTGCTTTGTAAGTGACAAACCACAGCGTTTCCAGACCCTTGCTGAGCGCTTTCTGGGCAAAAAACTAAACCGTATCGAAATTTCGCCTTTACTTTAG
- a CDS encoding DUF1499 domain-containing protein: protein MKIRLLLASLAFITASLLMYGCGTATVPEASPDNPLEACPESPNCVRSTLTFMQTADKVLEASEQTLRDMGAESVSQENGGLHAVFRIAVFGFRDDMHVAVHSGAIEEGTQVHIRSASRTGYSDLGVNARRADHFYRLLSGKLQP, encoded by the coding sequence ATGAAAATCCGACTCCTTTTAGCAAGTCTCGCTTTTATCACCGCTTCGCTGCTGATGTATGGCTGCGGCACCGCCACCGTACCCGAAGCAAGCCCCGACAATCCGCTTGAAGCCTGTCCGGAATCTCCCAACTGCGTGAGAAGTACGCTCACCTTCATGCAAACCGCCGACAAGGTCCTCGAAGCCTCAGAACAAACGCTGCGGGATATGGGCGCCGAGTCGGTAAGTCAGGAAAACGGCGGGTTGCACGCCGTATTCCGGATTGCCGTTTTTGGCTTTCGGGATGACATGCATGTTGCGGTTCATAGCGGCGCAATCGAAGAAGGAACGCAGGTTCACATCCGCAGCGCAAGCCGCACCGGCTACAGCGATTTAGGGGTTAATGCCCGGAGAGCTGACCATTTCTACCGGCTCTTGTCCGGCAAACTGCAGCCGTAG